From a region of the Etheostoma cragini isolate CJK2018 chromosome 20, CSU_Ecrag_1.0, whole genome shotgun sequence genome:
- the LOC117936261 gene encoding tudor domain-containing protein 6 has translation MCSIPGLPTPGSKVPVLITRVNLNSTCGLVELWINMDNGSKRAYDQMRDEIQTPKRKFYGPEGNPGDHCLVFISDTWHRARIVSIQTEACKIFLIDQGQPHITTNEALAWGNNDSFLLPPETESCILANVLSLGNNWPEKATTFLESLPGKNFKGLVQHVLMPHRTIVLDIPTISKHMCKIGVAKKMPVDEFKCLVQKCLEADHVTQQQNLNVGCQLQKNDLYFYPELLTDHFETVNVTAVADPYHIFCKLQIFSKSVKMLSEQIQQHYEESSDPGETQLLTRGDPCAARGITGKWHRSLLKQTMTSDDAVEVFHVDEGKSESVPIGNIRPLHVKFLKMPVVTYLCSLEGLKDNGTGWNTDQTDYLTSLLLNQTFVAKFYHNSIRQDVYNVILYAHNAACINRCFIDMAGPISLSKTEPDSSVQNVPIPSTFLSPLGDKRGMELNNKVIVNVDGLLEETLPWTENQAVNGRTDDGPTSGAGDALIKRSSEHPSPLIQSNGNPLTSSPSEVHTSSGDKGMGNGYPINGHPHCTDHPLGLHSMKQEMTLQTAQQISNSSEHVSVPHEDGLLQKLINGSVLTKTTKPKQVHSSNGTCARDELKSQSMLNTEEHPEIAVPQYAVEIEHEGMANVAMHKYWKPVEDCVGIEHPHTETFLPDDQSESNMAHLSVSKGNVKTCMYKKPCISKHTEEVYASCIGGPNFFWCQYANTEELSEVSRLAREAAHAQQDTTFLESLGPGSPCLALFSSDNEWYRAKVLSRVDDEFNVVFIDYGNECNIDIKNVRSLPQSLLEKVPQAFLCSLKGFDESTGSWEDEGYDEFYNLLVDKQLRVAVINTEDHTEIAVPQYEVEIECEGMAVNAALLKYWKPVAKESVGLEPPQTETFLQDGQNESNMTPLSVSKGNVKNCMYKKPIISKNKKEAVYASCIGDPNFFWCQYANTEERGKVSRLAQEMVHTQQDTFPETLGPGSPCLALFSSDKQWYRAQVISRVEDAFNIVFIDYGNECDVDIKNVRPVPQSLLEKAPQAFLCSLNGFDKSKGSWDDEGYDEFYNLVVDKELRVTVFNTEDHPEISVPWYTVELECEGVVVNTLMEKFWKPVAKECVLIEHPQTETFLEVDQSESNMTHLSVSKGNVNTCMYKKPCIFKNKKEVYASCIGGPNFFWCQYANTEELSDVSRLAREAAQPHQDVTFLETLGPGGPCLALFSSDKQWYRAQVISRVDNDFNVVFIDYGNECDINIENVRSLPQSLLEKVPQAFLCSLNGFDESKGYWEDEGYDAFYNLVVDKELRVTVFNTEDHPEFAASRYAVEIECEGVVVNTLMEKYWKGQATDHALAKSLGSDLDPDEGPCCPTQL, from the exons ATGTGTTCAATTCCCGGCCTTCCAACTCCAGGATCAAAAGTACCAGTTCTCATCACAAGGGTAAACCTAAACTCCACTTGTGGTCTTGTGGAATTGTGGATCAACATGGATAATGGGAGTAAGCGTGCGTATGATCAGATGAGAGATGAAATTCAGactcctaaaaggaagttttatGGACCAGAAGGAAACCCAGGTGATCACTGTCTGGTTTTCATCAGTGATACCTGGCACAGAGCTCGGATTGTATCGATTCAAACTGAAGCTTGCAAAATTTTTCTGATTGACCAGGGACAGCCTCATATCACCACAAATGAAGCTTTAGCATGGGGCAATAATGACAGTTTTCTCCTTCCTCCTGAAACTGAATCATGCATACTCGCAAATGTCCTCTCCCTTGGGAATAACTGGCCTGAAAAAGCTACAACGTTTTTGGAGTCCCTACCAGGCAAGAACTTTAAAGGACTGGTTCAACATGTGCTGATGCCACACAGGACCATTGTCCTTGACATACCAACTATTTCCAAGCACATGTGTAAGATTGGAGTTGCAAAGAAAATGCCCGTAGATGAGTTTAAATGTCTTGTACAGAAATGTCTTGAGGCCGACCATGTAACTCAGCAACAGAATCTGAATGTTGGCTGCCAACTTCAGAAGAATGACCTATATTTTTACCCAGAACTGTTAACTGATCATTTTGAAACTGTTAACGTGACAGCGGTAGCTGATCCATATCACATTTTTTGCAAACTCCAAATTTTTTCCAAGTCAGTGAAGATGTTATCAGAACAGATCCAGCAGCACTATGAAGAGAGCTCAGACCCGGGAGAGACGCAGCTTTTGACCCGCGGGGATCCATGTGCCGCTAGAGGCATAACCGGAAAATGGCATCGCTCATTACTAAAGCAAACAATGACTAGTGATGATGCTGTAGAAGTCTTTCATGTGGATGAAGGTAAAAGTGAATCGGTCCCAATTGGAAATATCAGACCCCTGCATGTAAAATTTCTGAAAATGCCAGTTGTCACGTATCTCTGTTCTCTTGAAGGTCTAAAAGATAATGGCACAGGGTGGAATACGGACCAGACTGATTACTTAACATCACTGCTCCTGAACCAGACCTTTGTGGCGAAGTTTTACCACAACAGTATACGTCAAGATGTCTATAATGTCATTCTTTATGCACATAATGCTGCATGCATCAACAGGTGTTTCATAGACATGGCAGGACCCATTTCACTCTCAAAGACTGAACCAGATTCATCTGtccaaaatgttccaattcCGTCAACATTTCTCAGTCCACTTGGAGACAAACGTGGCATGGAATTGAATaacaaagttattgtaaatgtTGATGGTTTACTGGAGGAAACTTTGCCATGGACCGAGAACCAAGCAGTCAATGGCAGAACAGATGATGGACCCACTTCTGGAGCTGGCGATGCTCTAATAAAAAGAAGCTCAGAAC ATCCAAGCCCTCTAATACAGAGCAATGGGAATCCTTTAACAAGTTCTCCCTCTGAGGTGCATACTTCTTCTGGAGACAAAGGGATGGGAAATGGTTATCCTATAAATGGCCATCCACATTGCACAGATCATCCACTTGGACTTCATAGCATGAAACAAGAGATGACTCTTCAGACTGCCCAACAGATCTCCAACAGTTCAGAACATGTCAGCGTGCCACATGAGGACGGTTTACTGCAAAAGCTCATAAATGGATCAGTATTAACAAAGACAACCAAACCAAAACAAGTCCACAGCAGCAATGGGACATGTGCAAGAGATGAGCTAAAGTCACAATCCATGTTGAACACAGAGGAGCATCCAGAGATTGCAGTTCCTCAGTATGCAGTAGAAATTGAGCATGAAGGAATGGCAAATGTAGCAATGCATAAATACTGGAAACCAGTTGAAGACTGTGTTGGAATAGAGCACCCTCATACAGAAACCTTCCTCCCAGATGATCAATCTGAGTCCAACATGGCACACCTCAGTGTTTCCAaaggaaatgtgaaa ACTTGCATGTACAAGAAGCCATGCATCtctaaacacacagaggaggtcTATGCCTCTTGTATTGGGGGACCCAATTTCTTCTGGTGTCAGTACGCTAACACGGAGGAGCTCAGTGAAGTGTCAAGGCTTGCTCGGGAAGCCGCACATGCACAGCAGGACACAACGTTCCTCGAGTCTCTCGGCCCTGGCAGTCCATGCCTTGCTCTGTTTTCCAGTGACAACGAGTGGTATCGAGCTAAAGTACTTAGCAGAGTTGACGATGAATTCAATGTCGTGTTTATTGACTACGGAAATGAATGTAACATTGACATAAAGAATGTTAGATCACTGCCTCAGAGTCTACTGGAGAAGGTTCCTCAGGCCTTTCTGTGCTCTTTGAAGGGATTTGATGAGTCCACGGGCTCCTGGGAGGATGAAGGTTACGATGAGTTCTACAATCTCCTGGTCGATAAACAACTGAGAGTGGCGGTAATCAACACAGAGGATCATACAGAGATTGCAGTTCCTCAGTATGAAGTAGAGATTGAGTGTGAGGGAATGGCTGTAAATGCAGCACTGTTGAAATACTGGAAACCAGTTGCCAAAGAATCTGTTGGGTTAGAACCCCCTCAAACAGAAACCTTCCTCCAGGACGGTCAAAATGAGTCCAACATGACACCCCTCAGTGTTTCCAaaggaaatgtgaaaaattgcATGTACAAGAAGCCAattatttccaaaaacaaaaaggaggcGGTATATGCCTCTTGTATTGGGGATCCCAATTTCTTTTGGTGTCAGTACGCCAACACGGAGGAGCGCGGCAAAGTGTCAAGGCTTGCTCAGGAAATGGTACACACACAACAGGACACGTTTCCCGAGACTCTTGGTCCTGGCAGTCCATGCCTTGCTCTGTTTTCCAGTGACAAACAGTGGTATCGAGCTCAAGTAATTAGCAGAGTTGAGGATGCTTTCAATATTGTGTTTATTGACTATGGAAACGAGTGTGACGTTGACATCAAGAATGTGAGACCAGTCCCTCAGAGTCTGCTGGAGAAGGCTCCTCAGGCCTTTCTGTGCTCTTTGAATGGATTTGATAAGTCCAAGGGCTCCTGGGATGATGAAGGTTATGATGAGTTCTACAATCTGGTGGTTGATAAAGAACTAAGAGTGACAGTGTTTAACACAGAGGATCATCCAGAGATTTCCGTTCCTTGGTATACAGTGGAACTTGAGTGTGAGGGAGTGGTTGTGAATACACTGATGGAGAAATTCTGGAAACCAGTTGCCAAAGAATGTGTTTTGATAGAACACCCTCAAACAGAAACTTTCCTTGAAGTTGATCAATCTGAGTCCAACATGACACACCTAAGTGTTTCCAAAGGAAATGTGAACACTTGCATGTACAAGAAGCCATGcatcttcaaaaacaaaaaggaggtCTATGCCTCTTGTATTGGGGGACCCAATTTCTTCTGGTGTCAGTACGCTAACACGGAGGAGCTCAGTGACGTGTCAAGGCTTGCTCGGGAAGCAGCACAGCCACACCAGGATGTGACATTCCTAGAGACTCTTGGTCCTGGTGGTCCATGCCTTGCTCTGTTTTCCAGTGACAAACAGTGGTATCGAGCACAAGTAATTAGCAGAGTTGACAATGATTTCAATGTCGTGTTTATTGACTATGGAAATGAATGTGACATTAACATCGAGAATGTTAGATCACTGCCTCAGAGTCTACTGGAGAAGGTTCCTCAGGCCTTTTTGTGCTCTTTGAATGGATTTGATGAGTCCAAGGGCTACTGGGAGGATGAAGGTTATGATGCGTTCTACAATCTGGTGGTTGATAAAGAATTGAGAGTGACAGTGTTTAACACAGAGGATCATCCAGAGTTTGCAGCTTCTCGGTATGCAGTGGAAATTGAGTGTGAGGGAGTGGTTGTGAATACACTGATGGAGAAGTACTGGAAAGGACAGGCTACAGACCATGCCTTGGCAAAAAGTTTGGGATCAG ATCTGGACCCAGATGAAGGCCCATGTTGTCCAACCCAGTTGTGA
- the LOC117935755 gene encoding ankyrin repeat domain-containing protein 66 — protein MTELHQAAAAGDFDEVEEILRQKECNPNQRDVDWNYKTPLHWAAAKGHTETVRILIEHGARPCLRTEHGWTPAHSAAELGRLAVLRLLHSLHAPIDKEDCCGDKPVRIAEIYGHHDCVRFLKKAEIECQAYRKMAAQKGISMDDTDEEWAEQGKENEEKRISSNIQT, from the exons ATGACAGAGTTGCACCAAGCGGCTGCAGCGGGGGATTTTGATGAAGTTGAGGAGATTCTGAGGCAAAAGGAATGCAATCCCAATCAGAGGGATGTCGACTGGAACTACAAGACTCCTCTACACTGGGCTGCAGCTAAAG GGCATACAGAAACAGTCAGGATCCTTATTGAGCACGGAGCCAGGCCGTGTCTGAGAACAGAGCATGGATGGACTCCTgcccacagtgctgcagagctTGGCCGGCTGGCTGTCCTCCGGCTGCTGCACTCCCTCCATGCGCCTATAGACAAGGAGGACTGCTGTGGAGACAAACCAGTGCGGATAGCCGAAATATATGGACACCATGACTGTGTTCGATTCCTAAAAAA AGCAGAAATTGAGTGCCAGGCCTACCGCAAGATGGCAGCCCAGAAAGGGATTTCAATGGATGACACAGACGAGGAGTGGGCAGAACAAGGCaaggaaaatgaagaaaagaggaTCTCTAGCAACATTCAGACGTAG